Proteins found in one Anopheles aquasalis chromosome 3, idAnoAquaMG_Q_19, whole genome shotgun sequence genomic segment:
- the LOC126574579 gene encoding phenoloxidase-activating factor 2-like, with amino-acid sequence MVRGCYKRLALLVVLCIVGVSARSTGEPWPCIADDGSDGYWPPGCSHAAIEPRSGGSDENCTCISKRSAKAPKAQIHSSCTADDGSRGFWPTGCHHTAIVPKFGCSCVKLAECRNNSHYCVYQADCAVPTSNLRNDNCPLKELKCCPKPSTREEITPYIGDLAMIFTEDTGDYKGVADPQRTVNKNPSGAEANSPERGVTPGTPVDPTTDPEDIEEPEASSTDSVLPASITTTTEDPFKVASPSPTNNQTPASITTTTENPEKKPLPPVNPTGNVVPVVVDTTPASNITASDIAPLSESFVFTACGQRVKDGLVPQKMRDQQDRAEYGEIPWMAAIFQMPTNDNGSENSRYCCNGALISQRAVLTTAHCVSICGGNVNKIMVRLGEWDLNVTIEVIPPKQVRVRKAHKHKDFVIHSLINNIAVLELASDVQYGPTVQPVCLPEKDYPSLSSREILIFTGWGKTVMNTPSSNGHNFLKKVILRNNEQSICKEEMKSYDSSHRFELHPSFVCATQVHEEQPCRGDAGAPVVVEVPYSENRYYIHGLVSWGYDCSRPDRPNTALTNVRGFRVWIKQTLANITKASN; translated from the exons ATGGTGCGAGGTTGTTATAAACGGTtggcgttgttggtggtgctctgTATCGTTGGTGTCTCAGCTCGCAGTACAGGCGAACCATGG CCATGCATTGCGGATGACGGTAGCGATGGTTATTGGCCTCCAGGATGTTCACATGCCGCGATTGAGCCACGATCTGGTGGAAGTGACGAGAATTGTACCTGTATCTCCAAAAGGTCCGCCAAGGCACCAAAAGCCCAAATTCACTCG TCATGTACTGCGGACGATGGTAGCCGTGGTTTTTGGCCAACAGGGTGCCACCATACGGCGATAGTGCCCAAGTTTGGTTGTTCCTGTGTTAAGCTGGCAGAGTGCAGAAATAATTCCCACTATTGTGTATATCAGGCAGATTGTGCTGTTCCCACCTCCAATTTGCGAAACGATAACTGTCCATTAAAGGAACTTAAATGTTGTCCAAAGCCATCCACCAGGGAAGAGATAACACCGTACATCGGTGATTTGGCAATGATCTTTACTGAAGACACTGGCGACTATAAAGGTGTAGCAGATCCGCAACGGACGGTGAACAAGAATCCAAGTGGCGCAGAGGCGAATTCACCGGAGAGAGGTGTGACCCCTGGAACACCGGTGGATCCTACTACAGACCCCGAAGATATAGAGGAGCCagaagcatcgtcgacggatagCGTATTACCAGCTTCGATAACCACCACTACCGAAGATCCTTTTAAAGtggcatcaccatcgccgacGAATAATCAAACACCAGCTTCGATAACCACCACTACCGAAAATCCGGAGAAGAAACCATTACCGCCGGTTAATCCAACTGGGAATGTGGTACCGGTAGTAGTCGATACGACTCCTGCGAGTAACATTACGGCAAGTGACATTGCCCCGCTGAGTGAGAGTTTCGTTTTCACAGCCTGTGGTCAGAGAGTAAAGGATGGATTGGTACCGCAGAAAATGCGAGATCAACAAGACCGTGCTGAGTACGGTGAGATACCGTGGATGGCAGCCATTTTTCAGATGCCCACCAATGATAACGGCTCGGAAAACTCCCGCTACTGTTGCAACGGAGCATTGATCAGCCAACGTGCCGTGTTGACTACAGCACACTGTGTAAGCATCTGTGGTGGAAACGTTAACAAAATCATGGTGCGACTTGGAGAGTGGGATCTGAACGTAACGATCGAAGTGATTCCACCGAAGCAGGTACGAGTACGGAAAGCTCACAAACATAAGGATTTTGTTATTCATTCTCTGATCAACAATATCGCTGTGTTGGAGCTGGCCAGCGATGTGCAGTACGGACCAACCGTTCAACCCGTGTGCCTACCAGAGAAGGACTATCCTTCCCTCAGCAGTCGAGAAATCCTGATCTTTACCGGTTGGGGTAAAACTGTTATGAACACACCATCGAGTAATGGTCACAATTTCCTTAAAAAGGTTATACTGCGTAATAATGAACAAAGCATCTGCAAGGAAGAGATGAAATCGTACGATTCGTCGCATCGTTTTGAACTTCACCCAAGTTTCGTGTGTGCTACCCAGGTGCATGAGGAGCAACCGTGTCGGGGCGATGCAGGAGCTCCTGTGGTAGTAGAAGTGCCTTATTCGGAGAATCGCTACTATATCCATGGTTTAGTCTCGTGGGGTTACGATTGCAGTCGGCCGGATCGTCCGAACACAGCCTTAACTAATGTACGAGGATTTCGGGTGTGGATTAAACAAACTCTTGCTAACATAACCAAGGCATCTAACTAA
- the LOC126574294 gene encoding probable chitinase 10, which translates to MKLLYGLVAVIAATLVSGQVPCDPSVTCPTFNCHPNPSCPAKDPVHPVQLPHTDCSKFYKCSGGNACEQICPTGLHYNKAEQADNACDWPERACCDPTVPCDPCIPGVTCPTLPGPGDVPTTPIPIPTTPVPVPTTPAPIPTTPAPIPTLPDVPCDPSVTCPLNCVSDMRCPPRDGPTAILLPSTNCNKFYKCQSGRACEFDCPPGLHFNKDRMVCDWPHQSAWSCNLCLPGACVNDARCPLLDNPLAPTFLPHAQDCSRFYICSHGQACEHTCPAGLHWSPAHSRCEWPNVACCDPTIECRPGCPEVCPPPATTTTTTTTTTLPPPVTTTVLPDVPCEPCLQQCIDDSRCPIDDNPFDPTLLPHENDCTRFYKCAFGKRCLMVCQPGEHFSEEKGRCELPQYACCDRTIICLPFPTPGDPCWPDACPTPAPANCRPDAGCPLDDDPNNPLLLPVPANCGSFYKCNEGQACLLPCPPGQHFSQQLQRCERPEIACCDQSAVCCAACVAQRRQQLNRLLGIKSYD; encoded by the exons ATGAAGCTGTTGTACGGTCTGGTTGCCGTGATAGCGGCAACCCTCGTTAGTGGTCAGGTTCCGTGCGATCCATCGGTAACGTGTCCCACCTTCAACTGTCACCCGAATCCGAGTTGCCCGGCCAAGGATCCGGTGCACCCGGTGCAGCTACCTCACACTGACTGTTCGAAGTTCTACAAGTGCAGCGGTGGTAATGCGTGCGAGCAGATCTGCCCGACCGGGCTGCACTACAACAAGGCTGAGCAGGC AGATAACGCCTGCGACTGGCCCGAGCGGGCTTGCTGCGATCCGACCGTTCCGTGCGATCCGTGCATTCCCGGCGTGACCTGCCCCACCCTACCTGGGCCCGGCGACGTTCCGACGACCCCAATCCCAATTCCTACTACTCCTGTCCCTGTTCCAACTACTCCTGCTCCTATTCCAACTACTCCAGCTCCGATTCCCACGCTACCCGATGTACCGTGCGATCCATCCGTCACATGCCCGCTGAACTGTGTGTCCGATATGCGTTGTCCGCCGCGCGACGGTCCCACAGCAATCCTGCTGCCGAGCACCAACTGCAACAAGTTCTACAAGTGCCAGTCAGGGCGGGCCTGTGAGTTCGATTGCCCACCGGGGCTGCACTTCAACAAGGATCGGATGGTGTGCGACTGGCCACATCAG TCTGCGTGGAGCTGTAACCTCTGCCTCCCAGGTGCCTGTGTGAACGATGCGCGTTGCCCACTGTTGGATAATCCGCTCGCCCCAACCTTCCTGCCGCACGCACAGGACTGCAGTCGCTTCTACATTTGCTCGCATGGACAAGCGTGCGAACACACGTGCCCGGCGGGATTACATTGGAGTCCGGCGCACAGTCGCTGCGAATGGCCGAACGTAGCCTGCTGTGACCCGACGATCGAATGTCGTCCGGGGTGCCCGGAAGTATGCCCACCACCTGCGACGACTacaacgaccacaacgacaacTACGCTACCACCTCCCGTGACAACGACGGTGCTGCCCGATGTACCCTGCGAGCCGTGCCTGCAGCAGTGCATCGACGATTCACGGTGCCCGATCGATGACAATCCGTTCGATCCGACGTTGCTACCGCACGAAAATGACTGCACCCGGTTCTACAAGTGTGCGTTCGGTAAGCGCTGCCTGATGGTGTGTCAACCGGGGGAGCACTTTAGCGAAGAAAAGGGGCGTTGCGAGCTGCCGCAGTATGCCTGCTGCGATCGTACCATCATCTGCCTGCCGTTCCCCACTCCGGGTGATCCGTGCTGGCCAGACGCTTGTcccacaccggcaccggccaatTGTCGACCCGATGCTGGCTGTCCACTGGACGATGATCCGAACAATCCACTGCTCCTGCCTGTACCGGCGAACTGTGGTTCGTTCTACAAGTGTAACGAAGGCCAGGCGTGCCTGCTCCCATGTCCGCCGGGGCAACACTTTAGTCAACAGCTGCAAAGATGCGAGCGACCAGAGATAGCGTGCTGCGATCAGTCCGCAGTCTGCTGTGCGGCCTGCGTTGCGCAACGTCGCCAGCAGCTTAACCGGCTGCTCGGTATCAAGAGTTACGATTGA